Genomic segment of Candidatus Rhabdochlamydia sp. T3358:
GTTCCATGAATTATTTTCCAGCGAGCTTGGCTTCTCTTCCTGTGTGGTTCTTAACTTGTAAGCTTAAAAATTGTGCTAATGAGCGGATAAAAACAAAAGAAGTAGATACAAGTTTAGCAGAAGACTCCTCCATCAAACCAGAAACCTTAAAAGGAGGAATCCTTTTTTATAAAGCTTGCCAAAAGGTGAATCAACAAAAAGATCGAATTTTTTTTACAAATTCTGGAGAAAGTCGATTTTCTGCTCTTGAATCAACGCCTGCTTTAAAAGGGCGCATTACTCAGCTTGAAAAGAAATTAGAAAGTCTTGGAGAGCAATGGGAGTGCACAGAAGCTGATCAAGAAACAATCGATAAGATCGAAAATCTTTTTTATTCTAATGTGTAATTCTCTTAAGAAAGAGGCTTTTTAAAAGGAAGCTTTTTATTCTTGATTAATATAAGATCTTATCTTGAACTTCTTTAAAAGAATAAAATTATGTTGATTAGCTTATTTACGATATTAGGTTTGATTTTCATTTTCTTCGAATTTTTCTTAATCGGTGCTGTATTTGCCGTATTGGGTTCTTTATTTATTATACTAAGCCTAGGTTTATTTTTTTTAAGCAATCCTATTACTTTATCCCTTATCTATTTAGTGGGAACTATCCTTGCTATAATAGGAACATGCAAAGCAGCTCTTTGGTGGATCAAAAGCTCTAAGAGACGAGGAGAATTCTATTTGCAAGATGATCAGGAAGGGTATAGCGCTTCTTTTTTTGATCGTAATTTAGTGGATAAAGAAGGTGTGGCTATTACTGAGTTAAAAACGGCAGGCCATGTGTTGATTGAGAAGAAGCGCTATCAGGCTGTATCAGAAGGTGGATTTATTACAAAAGATGCCTCTATTGTAGTTCTAGGTGGAAGAGGTGCATATTTAATTGTAAAGGAGATAACGAATGGATAGCTTTGATTTAGGTGGGTTTCTACTTGTTTTATGTATTGGAATAGGTGTTTTTGGGTTGATTGTTTTTTTAATGCTCTTTCGTTATGTGGGGTTGTGGTTTCAGGCTTTTGTATCAGGAGCCCCCATTTCTTTATTTAACATTGTTGGAATGAGTTTACGTAAAATTCCCTTACGCATCATGGTAAGTGCTCGTATTACTTCTTATAAAGCTGGATTAAAATCGATTACGGTTTCTGACCTAGAAACCCATTACTTAGCCGGTGGTAATGTATTTAATATTGTGAGAGCCATGATTGCAGCGGATAAAGCAAATATCCCTTTAACCTGGAGACAGGCAACAGCCATTGATTTAGCGGGAAGAGATTTATTAGAAGCGGTAAAGACCTCGGTAAATCCTAAAGTAATCGATTGTCCAGAGCGTGAGCATGGGGAATACATCACAGCTGTTGCTAAAGATGGAATCCAGTTAAAATGCAGAGCGCGAGTTACGGTGCGTACCAATATTCTGCAGCTAGTTGGTGGAGCTACAGAAGAGACAATTATTGCAAGAGTAGGAGAAGGAATTGTAAGCGCAATTGGTGAAGCGTCAACTCATGCAGATGTCTTGGGTTCACCTCAGCGTATATCTCGTCTTGTGCTAGACCGAGGGTTGGATGCGCAGACCGCTTTTGAGATTTTATCCATTGATATTGCAGACATTAGCGTTGGAGAAAATATCGGTGCTATTTTGCGTACAGATTCAGCAAAAGCAGATACAAAGATTGCACAAGCAGAAGCAGAAAAGCGTCGCGCTATGGCTGTTGCTATGGAAGGCGAAATGAGAGTTAAGTTAGTCGAAGCAGAAGCTCAAATTCCTATGGCGATTGCTCAGGCATTTCGTGAAGGGCGTTTAGGGGTTATGGATTATTATCGGTTGAATAACGTACAAGCAGATACGCTCATGCGTAAATCTTTAGCTAAAGAGGAGATTTAATGAGTCAAAATCTGCAGCTTTTATTGTTTCTGTTTCTTGGAATCCTATTGCATATCATTAATGAGATACGAAAATCCCCTAAGCATGAAACTATACAGCCTCCTAAGAAGATTCCCTCCACTAGGGTACATGCAAAGACAACTTCTGTAAAACCTCAGGGGGCGCCTTCTATTTGGGAAAAAGAAGAGGATTCTTTGTTGCTTAAAAGTTCTAGTAGTCGGGGTAAAAGGCTATTAAACCGATCTCGTTTAAGGCAATCGATTCTTACAAGTGAGATTTTAGGTAGAAAATATTAATTCTTTTCTAAGCTGCTAATGTCTTCGCTTGTTAAGGTTCTCACTTCTACTTGTGATTCAGAGATAAGCAAGCGCTTATTGTTTATCTCTACTATGTAAAGCATGGTTTTTGGGCTCAATGTTTTTCTTTCTACAATAGCAAGGGTAGAAGAGCTTCCTCCCATTTTTTTAAAATGTCCTGTTTTAAAACGACGTAGTAGCCATAAAGTTACAAAAAGCAATATAAGAGCTGCAGCAATGGTAATCCACATTCGCGTGAATGAAGCGCTGTCCGGAAAAGGCATTAACTCTTTAGAAACAGAGTAGGGAAGGTCATTTACATGGGGGTCTTGAGAAGGTGTGTTTTCCATTTGAGCAAAAAGAGAAGCACTAGATACACTAAAAACAATGAATAGATATTTGATGGTGTGAAGCATGTTACTCCTTTATGTTGAAGGTTTAGTCTAGAGATTTTCTTAATTTCCAGGTAGTTTTCATTTAAGAGGTTTTTTTATGACAGAGCATTGTGGCTGGTTAGCATTAGATATTGATGGGACTCTAACCGATCAAACGCACATTGTGCCAGAAGAAGTAGTTATTTACTTAAAAGAGCTACATGCTAAAGGATGGGAAGTATTTATTATCACAGGACGCACTCTATCCTTTGCTAGACTAGCATTAGAACTCTTTGATTTTTCTTTTTACCTAGCTGTTCAAAATGGAGCAGATGTTCTTTATACCCCTAATCAAGAATTAGTCATTCGTCATTATTTAAGCCCAAACATTATCCCTACTTTAGAAGCCTTGTGTTCTGAATTTGCAGAGGACTTTCTTGTTTATGCAGGATGGGAAAAAGGAGATTTTTGTTATTACCGGCCTCATCTATTTTCTCAGAAAATTCAAGCACATGTAGATATGATGAAACAGCTTTCCTTAGAGCCTTGGCAAGCTGTTAAGAGCTTTTCTTTTGCTGATCATTTGCGTTTTCCTTTAATTAAATGTTTAGGGACTAAAAAAGAAATGACTCTTATCTATGAAAGTTTAAAAGACGATAAACGCCTATCTATTACTTTGATTCGGGATCCTCTTGCTGAAGGTGTGTATTTAAATTTAATTACACATCCAGAAGCGACAAAAGGAAACGCTTTAAAGAACGTAATTAAGCAAACAGGCAAAATAGGAAAGGTGATTGCAGCAGGAGATGATTTAAATGACATAAGCATGCTAGAAAGAGCTGATATCAAAATTGTCATGCACTCAGCGCCTTTAGAAATGCATGATTTAGCAGATATTATTGCCAAACCCTCTTATCAATATGGAATTATTGAAGCTCTGCAAAAAGCGCTTAGTGAACTGCACCCATAGGATGCAGTGCTTGACTATCAACAGCTATTCCCATAGCATGCATTCCATTGTCCACATAAAGAGTGACACCTGTAATGCCAGAGGCTAAAGGAGACAGAAGAAAAGCAGAGCTATTGCCTATTTCTTCCGCGGATAGATTTTTAACCAAAGGAGCATTAGCTTGAGAATAAGCAATCATATCATCGATAAACCCAATAGCTCGAGCAGCTCTGCTTGCTAGGGGCCCTGCAGAAATTGCATTAACGCGGATTCCCCACTTTCTTCCTGCTTCCCATGCTAGTGTGCGCGTATCGCTCTCAAGTGCTGCTTTGGCAGAACTCATCCCACCACCATAACCTGGTACAACACGCTCAGATGCTAAATAGGTTAAAGTTAGGACTGCCCCATCTGCACTCATAATGGGTCCAAAATACGCAAGTAAACTGATAAAAGAATAACTGGAAGCGCTTAAAGCTGCCAAATACCCTTTTCTAGATGTTTCTAAAAGAGGTTTTTTCACTTCAGGTGCATTAGCTAAAGCATGCACTAGAATATCAATGGTACCGAAATCATCTGCTACATTAGAGGCTACTTCGGAAATGGTGTATCCAGAAGCGTCTTGATAGCGTTTATTTGAGCGAATTTCTTCAGGTACGTCTTCTGGTTTATCAAAAGATGCATCTAAAGGGTATACTTTTAGATACTGCATAAGGCTCCCATCGGAGAGCATACGGGAAGCATCAAATTTTCCTGCATTCCAAGCAGAGGTGAAAATCTTTAAAAGAGGAGTCCAAGTACCGATGATAATCTCAGCGCCTGCTTCTGCAAGCGCTTTAGCAATTGCCCAGCCAAAGCCTTGGTCATCTCCAATTCCTGCAATAAACGCCTTCTTGCCTTTTAGGTTGATCGGAAGCATAAGGAAGTTCCTTTTACGGTTAATTTTTTAACTAAAAAGAAAAGTGTAACAAACTAAGAAAAATTACTCAATCTTTTAAAGAGGAAAAATTGCTCAAAATACTATAAGAAGGGGATTTTAGCTCTTAAAACCACTTGTAAATATATTTTTCATTAAAATAAATTCGAGATTTTAATTATTTTATATTAAATTGTTTTATTAAAAAATTTATTACACTAAACTTAGTGTTTAAAATCTATGGCTTATTGAATTGCTTTAAATGTTAAATTATTGCTATACTAGTTAATCTTTCATTAAATTAACTAAGGATTTTTATGCAAATCGCTTTTCCTCAATGCATTTCTTGTTCTTGGGAATACACTAAATCCACAAGGCCTTATCAGGCATTTGAGACTCTAGCACATAAGGTTATGGACTTTGTGTATCCTGAAAACGAATTAACTAAACGCAGAAGCTTTAAATTTATCCCGAATTTTGTAGTTAATGCTTTAGGATATATGACATATGCTTCAGCATGCCCATCTTATAAAACACTAAAGCCCATAGAATCAGATGCTGATCTCAAGGCTCTAGTAAATGATGTTAATGAGGTGTTTAACGACTTAGTTAGAGTGGTAAAAGAAAAATGCCCTTCGACAAAAAATATGTCATGGGAAATACGCGTAAAAAAAGATAACACGGTTAATGCCTTTTGTTGTCCTGGAGGGAAAGTGGCTATCACAACAGGCATGCTTGAAATGATGAAAGGGCGTGCAATAGGTAACATTACACGAAAAGACCTGATTGCTGCTGTATTAGGTCATGAGATCGTACATGCTGTTGCAGAACATAGTGCTAAGCGTATGCAAATCTCTATTTTTTCAAGTTTAGTCATAAAATGTGCTGCTTATGGGCTCTCTGTTTTGTTTGTTCGCAAGCCAAATGTAGATGAGACTCTAAAAGGAGACGAGAAGAAAAAAGCAGAAGAAAAGCTTGTGAAGAATAGAGAAGATCTTTGCAAAACCATTGAAAGTATTTGTTCAATTCCTGCCTTTTTCCTACAAACAGGTCATAGTCAATTCCATGAATTTGAAGCAGATGAGCTTGGAATAACAATTGCTCATAAGGCTATCTACAACATAGATGCTTCTGTAAGTCTGCAGCAAATGTTCTTAGCTATGAAAGGTCAAAGTAAAGATCAGCAGAAGGGATTGTTGCAAAAAGCTGGAGATGCAATATCTTCACATCCACCTTCTAATGAGCGATTACAAAAGAATCAAGAAACAATTAATAGGCTCAGAGGTTTAGCTTAAAAATTTCTAAAGACTTATGATTTTTCAGTCTTTTTAGGACGCATCATAAGTCTTTTCCATCCTTCAGCTGTTAAAATTTTCTCAGTGGGTTTTTTAACATTTTCCTTAAGAGGAGTGTGTTTTTTCTTCGGGCCGGCAGGAGGTTGTTTTTTTTTCACCAAGGGCTTTTTGCGTCTAAATAAGTTGCGGATCATAATCAAACCCCCTTTTTTATAGATAGAGGACCCCTTAAGTCTAGGTTACCCTGATTTTCAAGATTTGTCAAATAAAAAATTTATACCCTTGATTTTTAGAAAGATATACGGTAAAAAGAGCATTTTACTAAAGGAGATCTATGGAAAAAGTTAAAATCCTCTTGGAAAAAGACTTAAGAACCCGTGTGGACTCAGAAGTATCGCTGGTTACGGATGCCCCTAAAGCTGTTTCGGGATTGGGTGAGTTTTTTTCTCCCACAGATTTACTAGTAATTAGTGTAGCATCCTGTATGCTAACTATGATGGGATATAAAGCTAAAGAGCTGAAGGTTGATCTAGTAGGGAGTTATCTGCAAGTAACAAAAGAGATGCAAGTAGCGCCTATTCGCAGGCTTAAATCAATTAATGTTGAGTTTTTTTGTCCAAGGGCTTTTTCTACAATAATCACAGAGCAGCTCATCCAAGCAGCAGAGAGATGTCCTGTAATTCATAGCTTGCATCCAGAAATACAAAAAAAAGTCATCTATCATTGGGAGGATACAAGTGAAGTTCAATCGGGCAACTGCATTTGAAAAACACTTATTAGAAGCTAAAAAAGAGCATTTAGCACCTGTATACTTATTGGCTATTCCTGATGCTTATGAGAGAAAACGCATGGCAGAGCAGGTTGCTGCGCGGATTGGTTTTTTTTATCCCGATGGTACGTTTACTACAAAAGAAGCTGTACCCATAGTGCATTTACTAGACGAGCTTAATACCATCTCTCTTTTCGAAAAAAGCCGTATTGTTTTTTATGATTCTATCCAATCGATTAGGAAAGAGGATTTAAACAGCTTAACGCGCTATTTTACAAATCCTGCAAGCTCTACTTTTTTATTACTAGGGATCTCTCACGCAAAGACCGCACAAGAAATATATATGGAAGGAAAAAAAGACCTTATTTCCTGCGACTTTACAGAAGAAAAACCTTGGGATCGTAAAGAGAGGTTAAAAAATTACCTAAGAGGGTTTGTTACATCTCGAAAAAAGAAGTGCTCTTCCTCCTTAAT
This window contains:
- a CDS encoding OsmC family protein; translation: MEKVKILLEKDLRTRVDSEVSLVTDAPKAVSGLGEFFSPTDLLVISVASCMLTMMGYKAKELKVDLVGSYLQVTKEMQVAPIRRLKSINVEFFCPRAFSTIITEQLIQAAERCPVIHSLHPEIQKKVIYHWEDTSEVQSGNCI
- a CDS encoding flagellar biosynthetic protein FliO; translated protein: MLHTIKYLFIVFSVSSASLFAQMENTPSQDPHVNDLPYSVSKELMPFPDSASFTRMWITIAAALILLFVTLWLLRRFKTGHFKKMGGSSSTLAIVERKTLSPKTMLYIVEINNKRLLISESQVEVRTLTSEDISSLEKN
- the floA gene encoding flotillin-like protein FloA (flotillin-like protein involved in membrane lipid rafts) is translated as MDSFDLGGFLLVLCIGIGVFGLIVFLMLFRYVGLWFQAFVSGAPISLFNIVGMSLRKIPLRIMVSARITSYKAGLKSITVSDLETHYLAGGNVFNIVRAMIAADKANIPLTWRQATAIDLAGRDLLEAVKTSVNPKVIDCPEREHGEYITAVAKDGIQLKCRARVTVRTNILQLVGGATEETIIARVGEGIVSAIGEASTHADVLGSPQRISRLVLDRGLDAQTAFEILSIDIADISVGENIGAILRTDSAKADTKIAQAEAEKRRAMAVAMEGEMRVKLVEAEAQIPMAIAQAFREGRLGVMDYYRLNNVQADTLMRKSLAKEEI
- a CDS encoding M48 family metalloprotease codes for the protein MQIAFPQCISCSWEYTKSTRPYQAFETLAHKVMDFVYPENELTKRRSFKFIPNFVVNALGYMTYASACPSYKTLKPIESDADLKALVNDVNEVFNDLVRVVKEKCPSTKNMSWEIRVKKDNTVNAFCCPGGKVAITTGMLEMMKGRAIGNITRKDLIAAVLGHEIVHAVAEHSAKRMQISIFSSLVIKCAAYGLSVLFVRKPNVDETLKGDEKKKAEEKLVKNREDLCKTIESICSIPAFFLQTGHSQFHEFEADELGITIAHKAIYNIDASVSLQQMFLAMKGQSKDQQKGLLQKAGDAISSHPPSNERLQKNQETINRLRGLA
- the holA gene encoding DNA polymerase III subunit delta, with protein sequence MKFNRATAFEKHLLEAKKEHLAPVYLLAIPDAYERKRMAEQVAARIGFFYPDGTFTTKEAVPIVHLLDELNTISLFEKSRIVFYDSIQSIRKEDLNSLTRYFTNPASSTFLLLGISHAKTAQEIYMEGKKDLISCDFTEEKPWDRKERLKNYLRGFVTSRKKKCSSSLIEQLLEKRGMDLAILEQDLEKIITFIGERLNIEEMDLAAICTDQKLANLWQLSDGILFSKQKISLDSEIDISCLLSLIGQMRLQLQRSLEIRTLLEKKIPHAEIFSKFPAIKKNPLEKLFSFAQEKEEKWLIQALYHLFQTEMLAKNSAATPAVLLHMLNCQLSF
- a CDS encoding NfeD family protein, whose protein sequence is MLISLFTILGLIFIFFEFFLIGAVFAVLGSLFIILSLGLFFLSNPITLSLIYLVGTILAIIGTCKAALWWIKSSKRRGEFYLQDDQEGYSASFFDRNLVDKEGVAITELKTAGHVLIEKKRYQAVSEGGFITKDASIVVLGGRGAYLIVKEITNG
- a CDS encoding HAD family hydrolase encodes the protein MTEHCGWLALDIDGTLTDQTHIVPEEVVIYLKELHAKGWEVFIITGRTLSFARLALELFDFSFYLAVQNGADVLYTPNQELVIRHYLSPNIIPTLEALCSEFAEDFLVYAGWEKGDFCYYRPHLFSQKIQAHVDMMKQLSLEPWQAVKSFSFADHLRFPLIKCLGTKKEMTLIYESLKDDKRLSITLIRDPLAEGVYLNLITHPEATKGNALKNVIKQTGKIGKVIAAGDDLNDISMLERADIKIVMHSAPLEMHDLADIIAKPSYQYGIIEALQKALSELHP
- a CDS encoding enoyl-[acyl-carrier-protein] reductase, giving the protein MLPINLKGKKAFIAGIGDDQGFGWAIAKALAEAGAEIIIGTWTPLLKIFTSAWNAGKFDASRMLSDGSLMQYLKVYPLDASFDKPEDVPEEIRSNKRYQDASGYTISEVASNVADDFGTIDILVHALANAPEVKKPLLETSRKGYLAALSASSYSFISLLAYFGPIMSADGAVLTLTYLASERVVPGYGGGMSSAKAALESDTRTLAWEAGRKWGIRVNAISAGPLASRAARAIGFIDDMIAYSQANAPLVKNLSAEEIGNSSAFLLSPLASGITGVTLYVDNGMHAMGIAVDSQALHPMGAVH